In a single window of the Acinetobacter sp. CS-2 genome:
- the truA gene encoding tRNA pseudouridine(38-40) synthase TruA, whose protein sequence is MQRFAVGIEFCGIRYRGWQTQQPGVPSVQETIEKVLSKIADEPIILHGAGRTDAGVHATNMVAHFDTNAIRPIRGWLMGANSQLPKDIAFQWIKEMDSDFHARFKAQARRYRYVVYNNPQRPALLHKQVTHAYYPLDVEKMIAAAKKFEGTHNFESFRAAACQSNQPVRHVKHCRLIQHGCYLVLDIQADGFLHHMVRNIMGCLLEIGQGMYEVDHIDHIFAAEDRKAAGITAPPDGLYFIHADYPEQFDLPKMPLGPHWLNMPE, encoded by the coding sequence ATGCAACGTTTTGCAGTCGGTATTGAGTTTTGTGGCATTCGTTATAGAGGTTGGCAAACTCAACAGCCTGGCGTACCAAGCGTGCAGGAAACCATTGAAAAAGTACTGAGCAAAATTGCCGATGAACCGATCATCTTACATGGTGCGGGTCGTACCGATGCCGGGGTCCATGCCACCAATATGGTCGCGCATTTTGATACTAATGCTATTCGCCCGATTCGTGGCTGGCTGATGGGGGCAAACAGTCAGCTTCCTAAAGATATCGCCTTCCAGTGGATCAAGGAAATGGACAGCGATTTCCATGCTCGTTTTAAAGCTCAGGCACGCCGTTATCGCTATGTCGTCTATAACAATCCGCAGCGCCCTGCACTTCTGCATAAACAGGTCACGCATGCCTACTATCCGCTGGATGTGGAGAAGATGATTGCAGCGGCGAAAAAGTTTGAAGGCACGCATAATTTTGAAAGTTTCCGTGCCGCAGCCTGCCAGTCCAATCAGCCGGTTCGGCATGTCAAACATTGTCGCCTCATTCAACATGGCTGTTATCTGGTGTTAGATATTCAGGCAGATGGCTTCTTGCACCATATGGTACGCAACATTATGGGCTGTTTACTGGAAATCGGTCAGGGCATGTATGAAGTTGACCATATTGACCATATTTTTGCCGCTGAAGATCGTAAAGCAGCAGGAATTACCGCACCACCGGATGGCTTGTATTTTATCCACGCTGATTATCCGGAACAGTTTGATCTGCCGAAAATGCCATTAGGCCCGCATTGGCTGAATATGCCGGAATAA
- a CDS encoding asparaginase domain-containing protein — MMKKIALIYMGGTFGCIGDPLSPMPAEQFIPKLQHVLPLDQQIECFVAPVIQDSSACTATDWLKLVQSIQQLQLQQFQHFVIIHGTDTLSYASAVLSRFLGQSSHVVMTGSQYPLLNTAGDNTREFTDAIDNLNFALDCVVKYPVGVYLAFHHHLIHAQTALKIHTTELDAFSGKNAAEPISHSSIYIVHDNDLHKASRFNFLSLMMQPLDLAQQVVNLQTICQAPPNCLILQGFGTGNLAVNEPFIACIQKLQQAGCVVILTTQVPFGSIDQRYAISQWIQQTHILLNDCLGHADLYAKALKMYLQYDTVDQWQAHWHDHV; from the coding sequence ATGATGAAAAAAATAGCGTTAATCTATATGGGCGGTACATTTGGCTGTATTGGTGATCCACTCAGCCCTATGCCAGCTGAGCAATTTATTCCGAAACTGCAACATGTTCTCCCTCTCGATCAGCAGATCGAATGTTTTGTTGCACCAGTCATTCAGGACAGCAGTGCCTGCACAGCCACAGACTGGCTGAAACTGGTTCAATCTATTCAACAACTTCAGCTACAGCAGTTTCAGCATTTTGTAATTATTCATGGGACTGATACCTTGAGTTATGCCAGTGCCGTGCTGTCACGCTTTCTGGGTCAATCCTCGCATGTAGTCATGACCGGCAGCCAGTATCCCCTGTTAAATACTGCGGGAGACAATACCCGTGAATTTACCGATGCCATTGATAATTTAAACTTTGCTCTGGACTGTGTAGTTAAATACCCGGTGGGAGTTTATTTAGCCTTTCATCATCATTTAATACATGCACAGACAGCATTAAAAATCCATACAACAGAACTGGATGCCTTTAGCGGTAAAAACGCAGCGGAACCCATTTCCCACAGCTCCATCTATATAGTTCATGACAATGATCTCCACAAGGCATCGAGGTTTAACTTTTTAAGCTTGATGATGCAACCGCTGGATTTAGCTCAGCAAGTTGTCAATCTGCAAACCATTTGCCAAGCACCGCCAAACTGCCTGATTTTGCAAGGTTTCGGCACAGGCAACCTGGCAGTGAATGAACCATTCATTGCTTGCATTCAAAAATTACAACAAGCAGGCTGCGTCGTCATTCTCACCACTCAAGTTCCTTTTGGGAGTATTGATCAGCGTTATGCCATCAGCCAATGGATCCAGCAAACCCATATTCTTCTGAATGACTGTTTGGGACATGCAGATCTTTATGCAAAAGCACTGAAAATGTATTTACAATACGACACTGTAGACCAATGGCAGGCACATTGGCATGATCACGTGTAA
- a CDS encoding FimV family protein: MTVYNKLKIAILAIIASQNIHAITIDPIQVQSAAGELLYAEMNFRNADPHAQIQASLADAEDIATLGAVYHAPGHLNFFTRHDSSGNGVITITSSRPLTDAELNIIVKIQEGNATRLQHIKTPLKRSQVNTQARVSGNEKPLMPITIVNEKDIALQLPESTQFRIEKPQTALPQSFEAPLMVHKAAPPILNSTSAAPIIIAAMATPSAQPVQTPQNEPVKTKNSFAAQRLIKNEAKISANSNNSNNNVSTDPLVRQYAASAHQHVAKAKVTAEPVAAAAPKAKSETAPTPSPQPAATAPANQHVVQSNESLWAIASRVATEQNCPIGEVMKQIKANNEHAFIQGDVNRLRRGAALNLNTVTSPKEEQKAKVAHLAQAPSKPSNQSAKAKYRLNQAEMSLVAEKEQDSASGSAKKNTEKRQTSNELSLKVMTSREKTVKLQRNVTQLELALRNKDHRIQLLNTRLAQLQQQLKAQQVQKKPTH, translated from the coding sequence ATGACCGTATATAACAAATTAAAGATAGCCATTTTAGCCATTATTGCTTCGCAGAATATTCATGCGATTACTATTGATCCTATTCAAGTTCAATCTGCAGCAGGTGAATTATTGTATGCGGAAATGAATTTTCGCAATGCTGATCCTCATGCACAAATCCAGGCCAGCCTGGCTGATGCAGAAGATATCGCAACTTTAGGCGCTGTCTATCATGCTCCCGGACATCTTAATTTCTTTACCCGTCACGATAGCTCGGGCAATGGTGTCATTACCATTACCTCATCACGCCCCTTAACGGATGCTGAATTAAACATTATTGTTAAAATTCAGGAAGGTAATGCGACACGTTTACAGCATATCAAGACCCCTCTGAAGCGCAGCCAGGTAAATACTCAGGCACGGGTCTCAGGCAATGAAAAACCTTTAATGCCTATCACCATTGTGAATGAAAAAGATATTGCCTTACAACTGCCTGAAAGTACGCAATTTCGGATTGAAAAACCACAAACGGCACTACCACAATCATTTGAAGCACCATTAATGGTACATAAAGCGGCACCACCGATTTTAAATAGTACCTCTGCTGCACCCATCATCATTGCAGCAATGGCGACACCATCTGCCCAGCCGGTTCAAACTCCACAAAATGAGCCAGTCAAAACCAAGAATTCCTTTGCGGCACAACGTTTGATAAAAAATGAAGCGAAAATTTCAGCTAATTCAAACAACTCGAATAACAATGTCTCCACAGACCCTTTAGTCAGACAATATGCAGCATCTGCACATCAACATGTGGCTAAAGCAAAAGTAACGGCAGAACCTGTAGCAGCCGCTGCACCAAAAGCTAAATCAGAAACAGCACCTACACCATCACCTCAGCCTGCGGCTACAGCACCAGCCAACCAGCATGTAGTGCAATCGAATGAGTCACTGTGGGCAATTGCCTCACGTGTGGCCACTGAACAAAATTGTCCAATTGGCGAAGTCATGAAACAAATCAAGGCCAATAATGAACATGCATTTATTCAAGGTGATGTGAACCGTTTACGCCGTGGCGCTGCTTTGAATTTAAATACTGTGACCAGCCCTAAAGAAGAGCAAAAAGCAAAAGTTGCCCATTTAGCCCAAGCCCCTTCCAAACCGTCCAATCAGTCGGCTAAAGCCAAATATCGCTTGAATCAGGCAGAAATGAGCTTGGTTGCAGAGAAAGAACAAGATTCAGCCAGCGGTTCTGCCAAAAAGAACACAGAAAAAAGGCAAACTTCAAATGAATTATCATTAAAAGTTATGACATCGCGTGAAAAAACCGTTAAATTACAGAGAAACGTAACACAGTTAGAATTGGCATTGCGTAACAAGGATCACAGAATTCAATTATTAAATACTCGTCTTGCCCAATTGCAGCAACAATTGAAAGCACAACAAGTACAGAAAAAGCCAACGCACTAA
- the asd gene encoding aspartate-semialdehyde dehydrogenase, with product MKVGLVGWRGMVGSVLMQRMVEENDFAHFEPFYFSTSNAGGEAPAFGGKTAPALMDATDVNSLKQMDVIITCQGGDYTTDVFPKLKAEGWNGYWIDAASTLRMDDEAIIVLDPVNMNVIKDGLVNGTKTFVGGNCTVSLMLMGLGGLFQNNLVEWATSMTYQAASGAGAQNMRELINGMGYLYNNTKDLLDDPRSPILEIDSKIAALQRSEGFPSANFGVPLAGSLIPYIDKQLESGQSKEEWKGQVETNKILGNSQIVPIDGHCVRIGAMRCHSQALTLKLKKDVPLDEIEDIIRNANDWAKVVPNTREASMTDLTPVAVTGTLSVPVGRLRKLNMGKEYLGAFTVGDQLLWGAAEPLRRMLRILIDYKNA from the coding sequence ATGAAAGTAGGTCTGGTCGGTTGGCGCGGGATGGTAGGTTCCGTCCTTATGCAACGTATGGTTGAAGAGAATGATTTTGCTCATTTTGAGCCATTCTATTTTTCTACCAGTAATGCAGGTGGTGAAGCGCCTGCGTTTGGCGGTAAGACTGCCCCAGCACTTATGGATGCGACAGACGTTAACAGTCTGAAGCAAATGGATGTCATTATTACCTGCCAGGGTGGTGATTACACCACTGACGTTTTCCCGAAACTGAAAGCTGAAGGCTGGAATGGTTACTGGATTGATGCAGCTTCTACCTTACGTATGGATGATGAAGCCATCATCGTGCTTGATCCGGTCAACATGAACGTGATTAAAGATGGCCTGGTGAATGGTACTAAAACATTCGTTGGTGGTAACTGTACCGTTTCCTTGATGCTGATGGGCTTAGGTGGTCTGTTCCAAAACAATTTAGTGGAATGGGCAACTTCGATGACTTATCAGGCCGCTTCTGGTGCGGGCGCGCAAAACATGCGTGAACTCATCAACGGTATGGGTTACTTGTATAACAATACTAAAGATTTGTTAGATGACCCTCGCTCTCCAATTTTAGAGATCGATTCTAAAATTGCGGCTTTACAACGCAGCGAAGGTTTCCCATCAGCAAACTTTGGTGTGCCTTTAGCAGGTTCTTTAATTCCGTATATCGACAAACAGCTTGAAAGCGGTCAGTCGAAAGAAGAATGGAAAGGCCAGGTTGAAACCAACAAGATTCTGGGTAACTCGCAGATTGTTCCTATTGATGGTCACTGTGTGCGTATCGGTGCAATGCGCTGCCATTCTCAAGCACTTACATTGAAATTGAAGAAAGATGTACCGCTTGATGAAATCGAAGACATTATCCGTAATGCAAACGATTGGGCAAAAGTCGTTCCCAACACCCGTGAAGCATCGATGACCGATCTGACGCCAGTGGCTGTTACAGGTACCCTGTCTGTTCCAGTGGGTCGTTTGCGTAAACTGAATATGGGTAAAGAATACCTTGGCGCATTCACTGTCGGCGATCAGCTGCTATGGGGTGCTGCAGAACCTTTACGCCGTATGTTACGTATCCTGATTGATTACAAAAATGCTTAA
- a CDS encoding endonuclease/exonuclease/phosphatase family protein: protein MIWVEIIAVLVIWLTFWSLIPRDEWWIRGADFPRLQILVLGLIAFVLLLVWEQPWNLTREIIFIGLIAALAYQLKMVLPYTFLWKKQVKHVRKHQLNPDKQISLIISNVLTSNTQYQLLIEQIQKHQPDLLLTLESDRVWQKALSTIEKDYPYRVPVPLDNLYGMHLYSRLELNSTEVKFILSDEIPSIHTTVILRSGQPVQLYCLHPKPPSPTEAKDSTLRDAELLIVGDQIKDLDESCIVMGDLNDVAWSRTTRLFQRMSGLLDPRVGRHFVNTFHADYPLLRWSLDHIFHSTDFALVHMKRLPHVGSDHFPVYVVLQTGRVFERVQEELEQTDADEQQAQETIKEGIEKAEKEEKPVTDEIAQSYKNAIKQAD from the coding sequence ATGATTTGGGTGGAAATAATTGCAGTTTTAGTGATATGGCTGACATTCTGGTCACTGATTCCACGGGATGAGTGGTGGATTCGAGGTGCTGATTTTCCACGGCTACAAATTCTGGTTTTAGGACTGATTGCTTTTGTTCTGCTGCTGGTCTGGGAGCAACCCTGGAATTTAACACGGGAAATTATTTTTATCGGTCTGATTGCGGCACTGGCGTACCAGCTCAAAATGGTGCTGCCTTATACCTTTCTTTGGAAAAAGCAGGTTAAGCATGTCCGCAAACATCAGCTGAATCCGGACAAGCAAATTTCCCTGATCATTTCCAATGTACTAACGTCAAATACCCAATACCAGTTGTTGATTGAGCAGATTCAAAAGCATCAGCCAGATTTGCTGTTAACGTTAGAATCAGATCGGGTCTGGCAAAAAGCACTTTCCACGATTGAAAAAGATTATCCCTATCGGGTGCCTGTACCTCTGGATAATTTATACGGCATGCATCTGTATAGCCGTTTAGAGCTGAACAGTACCGAGGTCAAGTTCATTTTAAGTGATGAGATTCCTTCCATTCATACCACAGTCATTTTGCGTTCAGGTCAGCCGGTCCAGCTTTATTGCCTGCATCCCAAACCGCCGAGCCCTACTGAAGCGAAAGATTCGACGCTACGGGATGCGGAACTATTAATTGTGGGTGACCAGATCAAGGATCTGGATGAAAGCTGTATTGTGATGGGAGACTTGAATGATGTGGCTTGGTCGCGAACGACCCGACTGTTTCAGCGCATGAGTGGTTTGCTCGATCCACGGGTGGGACGTCACTTTGTCAATACCTTCCATGCCGATTATCCCTTATTGCGTTGGTCACTGGATCATATTTTTCACAGTACCGATTTTGCTTTGGTTCACATGAAACGGTTGCCTCATGTCGGTTCAGACCATTTTCCGGTTTATGTGGTTTTACAGACAGGACGTGTTTTTGAACGGGTGCAAGAAGAACTGGAGCAAACGGATGCTGATGAACAGCAGGCACAAGAAACAATAAAAGAAGGTATTGAAAAAGCTGAAAAAGAAGAAAAACCAGTCACCGATGAAATTGCCCAGAGCTATAAAAATGCAATCAAGCAGGCAGATTAA
- a CDS encoding glycosyltransferase family 4 protein translates to MKVMQLLPELNSGGVERGTLEIARALVAEGHESLVVSNGGRLVTQLEAEGSTHLTLAIHKKALSSLWQIRPLRQLIEQHQPDIVHVRSRVPAWLTHFALKGIPAARRPHLISTVHGFYSINRYSQIMTQAEKVIAVSDSVVKYITDNYKNCPAQDIVRIYRGIDPVAFPHGYQPSVQWLNQTFKDFPELENKFLLCLPGRITRLKGHETLIGLVEKLQQQYPNLHAVVVGGADPKKAAYLKEMQDTIQGKGLTDKITFVGHRSDIREWLAFSDVVLSLSNQAETFGRTALEALSVGTPVIGWNRGGVAEILSQLYPQGLIAVDDHAALFNAVKNHLDEPQQVKPVTTFSLKEMCDQTLHLYKQVLK, encoded by the coding sequence ATGAAAGTGATGCAACTTCTTCCTGAACTGAATAGCGGTGGCGTAGAACGCGGTACTTTAGAAATCGCCCGTGCCTTGGTTGCAGAAGGTCATGAATCTTTGGTGGTGTCGAATGGTGGCCGGCTGGTGACCCAGCTTGAAGCGGAAGGTTCAACACATTTGACTCTAGCCATTCATAAAAAAGCCCTGTCGAGCTTATGGCAAATTCGTCCGCTACGTCAGCTGATTGAACAGCACCAACCAGATATCGTGCATGTGCGTTCCCGCGTGCCTGCATGGCTGACCCATTTTGCTTTAAAAGGCATTCCTGCTGCGCGTCGTCCACATTTAATCAGTACCGTGCATGGCTTCTATTCGATTAACCGTTATAGTCAAATTATGACCCAGGCTGAAAAAGTCATTGCCGTATCGGACAGTGTGGTCAAATACATCACCGACAATTATAAAAATTGCCCAGCACAAGATATCGTGCGGATTTACCGTGGTATAGACCCTGTAGCATTTCCGCATGGCTATCAACCGTCTGTACAATGGCTGAATCAAACCTTTAAAGACTTTCCTGAACTGGAAAACAAGTTTTTACTCTGTCTTCCAGGACGGATTACCCGTTTAAAAGGTCATGAAACCCTGATTGGATTGGTCGAAAAATTACAGCAACAATACCCCAACTTGCATGCGGTAGTGGTGGGTGGAGCCGATCCGAAAAAAGCCGCTTATTTGAAAGAAATGCAGGACACCATTCAAGGCAAAGGCTTAACTGACAAAATCACTTTCGTTGGTCATCGCTCAGATATTCGTGAATGGCTGGCATTTAGCGATGTGGTGCTCTCCCTTTCCAATCAGGCAGAAACCTTTGGTCGTACTGCTTTAGAAGCACTATCGGTAGGCACTCCGGTGATTGGCTGGAACCGTGGCGGGGTTGCGGAGATCTTATCGCAGCTGTATCCACAAGGTTTAATTGCCGTGGATGATCACGCTGCACTGTTCAATGCAGTCAAGAATCATCTGGATGAACCGCAACAAGTAAAGCCAGTCACAACGTTTAGCTTGAAAGAGATGTGTGATCAAACGCTTCACTTATATAAGCAAGTTTTGAAATAG
- a CDS encoding lauroyl acyltransferase, producing the protein MSKKPDYTPGEFQWSFLLPQYWGIWIGIVLLMILAILPWAIQYRLATFIGNLAFDKLKSRRKTTVRNMEVCFPEWSAQQVQENARQVFIDQMIGIFETLNAWYCPQWFKDRVTIEGLEHIQNAQAAGKGVLLLGTHSTLLDAGGYLCAQYFEPDVVYRPQNNPLLDMLIYRCRATIYAHQIDHDDMRGLIRNLKEGHAIWYSPDQDFGLKQGVMAPFFGTPAATVTAHRRLLKISKAVPIPLYFYRSGDLKDPRYHVLIEPVVDNLPSEDEVDDAARVNQIIERQLRIAPTQYMWFHRRFKTRPEGFEKIY; encoded by the coding sequence ATGAGTAAAAAGCCAGATTACACTCCCGGAGAATTCCAATGGTCTTTCCTGCTACCTCAATATTGGGGCATCTGGATTGGGATTGTCTTGCTGATGATTTTGGCGATCTTACCTTGGGCGATTCAGTACCGTCTGGCCACTTTTATTGGCAATCTGGCCTTCGATAAGCTGAAATCGCGCCGCAAAACCACAGTCCGTAACATGGAAGTCTGTTTTCCTGAATGGTCTGCACAGCAAGTTCAGGAGAATGCACGTCAGGTTTTTATCGACCAGATGATTGGTATTTTTGAAACCTTAAATGCCTGGTATTGCCCTCAGTGGTTTAAAGACCGCGTCACGATTGAAGGTCTGGAACATATTCAAAATGCCCAAGCCGCAGGAAAAGGGGTTTTACTGCTTGGTACGCATTCTACTTTGCTGGATGCCGGTGGCTACTTGTGTGCCCAGTATTTCGAACCGGATGTGGTTTATCGTCCGCAGAACAATCCTTTGCTCGATATGCTGATTTACCGCTGTCGTGCCACTATTTATGCCCACCAGATTGACCATGACGACATGCGCGGCCTGATCCGCAATCTGAAAGAGGGTCATGCCATCTGGTATAGCCCGGATCAGGATTTTGGTTTAAAACAGGGTGTGATGGCACCGTTTTTCGGTACTCCTGCTGCCACGGTAACGGCACATCGCCGTTTACTGAAAATATCCAAAGCCGTACCGATTCCTTTATATTTTTATCGTAGCGGTGATCTAAAAGATCCGCGTTATCATGTACTGATTGAACCTGTGGTGGATAATCTGCCCAGTGAAGATGAAGTAGATGATGCCGCCCGTGTCAACCAGATTATTGAACGTCAGCTGCGTATTGCCCCGACCCAATATATGTGGTTCCATCGTCGCTTTAAAACTCGTCCGGAAGGCTTTGAGAAAATCTATTAA
- a CDS encoding ATP-binding cassette domain-containing protein: MAYITLRDVQLAFGGPSLLDGANFNLERGERVCLIGRNGEGKSTLLKLIEGSLLPDRGEVSIQNGITISMLAQDVPMDSGKVADIVADGAGEAAAVLKAYHEASDACVLGDMEACDRMGNLQHKLDQVDGWALENKVNSILSKMGLDPDADLADLSGGRKRRVLLARALLTQPDVLLLDEPTNHLDVESIEWLEKFLLDQNNLTLLFISHDRSFVDSIATRIVELDRGQLRSFEGNYSRYLDLKAQQMEAEEKQNALFDKRLAEEEVWIRQGIKARRTRNEGRVRALKELREESKARRSQQGKVSMATQDANRSGKVVFEIEHLRVAFGNQEPIIKDFSALVLRGDRIGLVGDNGVGKTTLIKAILGEIEHGGSVKTGTQLEIAYFDQLRNALDLEKSVKDNVSEGSDFVDVNGGRRHIYSYLQDFLFSPERARTPVKALSGGERNRILLAKLLLKPSNLIVMDEPTNDLDMVTLELLEEMLGDYKGTLLLISHDRAFMDNVVTSTWVFDGKGNIDEYIGGYQDYLQQRPDQTVVDQKSDVKKAVAKAEAKAAEPAPAKKVKLSYKDQRALEQLPAEMEALEKEQAEINAQLADGSLFVSDADKAMKLSNRLTEIDDLLLEKLERWEELEKLVNGN, from the coding sequence ATGGCCTATATTACTTTAAGGGATGTCCAACTTGCGTTTGGCGGACCGTCCCTGCTCGACGGCGCGAACTTTAATCTGGAACGCGGTGAACGAGTCTGTTTGATTGGCCGTAATGGTGAGGGTAAGTCTACCTTACTTAAACTCATCGAAGGAAGTTTGCTGCCAGATCGTGGTGAAGTTTCTATACAAAATGGCATCACCATTTCCATGCTGGCCCAAGATGTTCCGATGGATTCCGGCAAAGTCGCCGACATTGTAGCCGATGGTGCAGGTGAAGCGGCAGCAGTACTGAAAGCTTATCATGAAGCCAGTGATGCCTGCGTACTGGGAGATATGGAAGCCTGCGACCGCATGGGTAACTTACAGCACAAACTCGATCAAGTCGATGGCTGGGCTTTAGAGAACAAAGTAAATTCAATTTTAAGCAAAATGGGTTTAGACCCGGATGCCGATTTAGCCGATTTGTCCGGTGGTCGTAAACGTCGTGTTCTTTTAGCACGTGCCCTACTCACTCAACCCGATGTACTTTTACTCGACGAACCGACAAACCATCTGGACGTTGAAAGTATTGAATGGCTGGAAAAATTCCTGCTCGATCAAAATAATCTAACCCTGTTATTTATTTCGCATGACCGTTCATTTGTCGACAGTATTGCCACCCGTATTGTCGAGTTGGACCGTGGTCAATTGCGCAGTTTTGAAGGCAACTATTCACGTTACCTTGACTTAAAAGCTCAGCAAATGGAAGCAGAAGAAAAGCAAAATGCTTTATTCGACAAACGTTTAGCTGAAGAAGAAGTCTGGATTCGTCAAGGCATTAAAGCACGCCGTACCCGTAACGAAGGCCGTGTCCGTGCCTTAAAAGAATTGCGTGAAGAATCAAAAGCACGTCGCTCACAGCAAGGCAAAGTGAGCATGGCCACTCAGGATGCCAACCGCTCAGGCAAGGTCGTGTTTGAAATTGAGCATTTACGTGTGGCCTTTGGCAATCAGGAACCGATTATCAAAGATTTCTCTGCCTTGGTATTACGTGGCGACCGTATAGGTCTGGTCGGTGATAACGGTGTCGGTAAAACCACGCTGATCAAAGCTATTCTAGGCGAGATTGAACACGGTGGTTCGGTAAAAACAGGCACCCAGCTTGAAATTGCCTATTTTGACCAGCTACGTAATGCACTTGATTTAGAGAAATCGGTTAAAGACAACGTTTCTGAAGGTTCGGACTTTGTCGATGTCAACGGTGGCCGCCGTCATATCTATAGCTATTTACAGGACTTCCTGTTCTCACCTGAACGTGCGCGTACACCGGTTAAAGCGCTTTCTGGTGGTGAACGTAACCGTATTCTGCTCGCCAAACTATTGCTCAAACCATCCAACCTGATTGTGATGGATGAACCGACTAATGACCTGGATATGGTGACGCTTGAACTACTGGAAGAAATGCTCGGCGATTATAAAGGTACCCTGTTACTGATTTCGCATGACCGTGCCTTTATGGACAACGTGGTGACATCCACCTGGGTATTTGACGGTAAAGGCAATATCGATGAATACATCGGCGGTTATCAGGATTACTTGCAACAACGTCCTGATCAGACTGTGGTTGATCAGAAAAGTGATGTCAAAAAAGCCGTGGCCAAAGCAGAAGCCAAAGCGGCTGAACCTGCTCCGGCAAAGAAAGTGAAACTCAGCTATAAAGATCAGCGTGCTTTAGAGCAACTGCCTGCTGAAATGGAAGCGCTGGAAAAAGAGCAAGCTGAAATTAACGCTCAACTTGCCGATGGTTCCCTGTTTGTGAGCGATGCAGACAAAGCCATGAAACTTTCCAACCGCCTGACTGAAATTGATGATCTGTTACTGGAAAAATTAGAGCGTTGGGAAGAATTAGAAAAGCTGGTTAACGGCAACTGA
- a CDS encoding SlyX family protein produces MTKQKNLNDQASFSAHLEDLQVRITFLDDLVEQLNEQVTRQHIEIMDLKKQMQLLYQRVESADLSEGIAAFDPMSNRPPHY; encoded by the coding sequence ATGACTAAACAAAAAAATCTTAATGATCAGGCGTCATTTTCCGCACACTTGGAAGATTTGCAAGTCCGAATTACATTTTTAGATGATTTAGTTGAACAGTTGAATGAACAGGTAACACGTCAACATATTGAAATTATGGATTTAAAGAAGCAAATGCAGCTGCTTTATCAGCGTGTGGAATCTGCCGATTTATCGGAAGGCATTGCTGCCTTTGATCCGATGTCCAACCGGCCACCGCATTATTGA
- a CDS encoding ammonium transporter, protein MENTGIWITVFIVLFVLGSIFGLRVSPREKALGLMREKARKMALHPRLVAAPDWTKVPMATEKRASMVAYYSVLIPDARLPLMRARVEDQKLKVVQGDEKFNDFPIALKGIYAIDMQANCVGLYWDEESDLRATQLDDIKAYLTSLAEF, encoded by the coding sequence ATGGAAAATACTGGAATTTGGATTACAGTCTTCATTGTGCTGTTTGTACTCGGCTCAATTTTTGGGCTACGTGTCAGCCCAAGGGAGAAAGCATTAGGCCTAATGCGTGAAAAGGCGCGCAAGATGGCTTTACATCCGCGTTTAGTGGCTGCTCCCGATTGGACCAAAGTGCCCATGGCAACAGAAAAACGCGCCAGTATGGTGGCCTATTACAGTGTTTTAATTCCAGATGCCCGACTGCCATTGATGCGTGCACGTGTGGAAGATCAGAAACTCAAAGTTGTGCAAGGTGATGAGAAGTTTAACGATTTTCCCATTGCATTAAAGGGCATTTATGCTATTGATATGCAGGCAAACTGTGTAGGACTCTATTGGGATGAAGAATCAGACCTTCGAGCAACTCAGTTAGATGACATCAAAGCTTATTTAACATCTTTGGCTGAATTTTAA